Genomic window (Methanocaldococcus sp.):
AAAAAGATAGCCTATGAAAGAGTTGATACTTTAATGAAATTAGCAGAAGAAGAGGCTAAAAAAGGTAGATGGGATAGAGTCAAAAGATATGTATATTTAGCAAGAAGAATAGCTATGAAAATGAGATTAAAATTTCCAAAGAAATGGAAAAGAAGAATATGCAAAAAATGTGGAACTTTTTTGTTGTATGGAAGGAATGCAAGAGTTAGAGTTAAAAGTAAAAGGTATCCTCATGTAGTTATAACTTGCTTAGAATGTGGAGCAATATATAGAATTCCTATGATAAGAGAAAAGAAAAAAAAAAGAAGAAAAAAATTAGAGAAAAAATTGAAAGCAAAAAATAAAGTGGTGGAGTAAATGACAGGCAAAGTTATCTTAGTTGGAGCAGGTCCGGGAGATCCAGAATTGATAACAG
Coding sequences:
- a CDS encoding ribonuclease P protein component 4 — protein: MKKKKFLEKKLKKIAYERVDTLMKLAEEEAKKGRWDRVKRYVYLARRIAMKMRLKFPKKWKRRICKKCGTFLLYGRNARVRVKSKRYPHVVITCLECGAIYRIPMIREKKKKRRKKLEKKLKAKNKVVE